The Streptomyces armeniacus genomic interval CCGTGCGCTACCGGCTGCGCCAGATACGCGAGCTGTGGGGCGCGGACATCGACGATCCCGACAGCCGCTTCGAACTGGAGCTGGCGCTCCGCACGATGCGCCTGAAGGGCGAGTTCGGCCCCGCCCGGCAGGGCTGAACCGCGCGTCCCGGGGAACGTACGCCGGGGTGTCACCCGGGGCGTCGCCCGGGGCGTGACCTTCCCGTGTTGTCCGGACCATTGACGGTCGCGCACCGCGCGTTCTACGTTCACGTCAGCATTTCGAACGACGTTCGAAACTGCGAACAACACTGCGGGAGCAGCGTAGACAGCGGAAACACATAACGGAGGGGCCGCCTGCCGTGCGTATCACCGGTATCAGCACTCATGTCGTCGGAACGCCCTGGCGCAATCTCACCTACGTCCAGGTGCACACGGACGAAGGTCTCACCGGCGTCGGCGAGACCCGGATGACGGGCCACACCGATGCCCTCCTCGGCTATCTGCGCGAGGCGGTGCCCCACCACGTCGAGGGCTCCGACCCGTTCGCGACCGAGGACCTGGTGCGCCGCATGAAGTACGGCGACTTCGGGCGCGCCGGGGAGATCGTGATGTCCGGCATCGCCTGTGTGGAGATGGCCTGCTGGGACATCAAGGGCAAGGCGCTCGGCGTACCCGTCTGGCAGCTGCTCGGCGGCAAGGTCCACGACCGCGTGAAGGCGTACGCCAACGGCTGGTACACCACCGAGCGCACCCCGGAGGCGTACCACGAGGCCGCCCGCGCCGTGACCGCCCGCGGCTACCGCGCCCTGAAGATCGACCCGTTCGGCACCGGCCACCTCGAACTCGGCCACCAGGAGACCGTCCAGGCCGTCGCGCTCATCGAGGCCGTACGCGACGCCATCGGGCCCGAGTGCGAACTGATGCTGGAGATGCACGGCCGGTTCAGCCCCGCCACGGCCGTACGGCTGGCCAAGGAGATGGCGCCGTACGCACCCGCCTGGCTGGAGGAGCCGGTGCCGCCGGAGAACCTCGCCGCGCTCGCGAAGGTCGCCGCCAAGGTCGACCAGCCCATCGCCACCGGTGAACGCATCCACGACCGTATCGAGTTCCGCGAACTCTTCGCGTCCGGCGCCGCCGACATCATCCAGCCCGACCTGGGCCACATCGGCGGCATCCTCGAGGCACGCAAGCTCGCCGCCACCGCCGAGACCCACTACATGCTGATCGCCCCGCACAACGTCGGCGGCTCCGTGCTCACCGCCGCCTCCCTCCAACTCGCGGCCTGCACCCCCAACTTCAAGATCCTGGAGCACTTCAACGACTTCGCGGACGCCGAGATCAAGAACGTCGTCAAGGGCGCGCCCCAGGTCGTGGACGGCTACTTCACCCTGCCCGACGCACCCGGCCTCGGGGTCGAACTGGACACCGACGCGGCGGCAGAATTCCCCCAGCAGCAGGCCCGGTTCGACCTGTGGGCCGAAGGCTGGGAGAAACGTGACCCCGACAAGGCAGGCCAGAAGTGACTCCACCCGCCCGAGCGATCGTCATCGACAGGCCAGGCGAGCACCGCCTGCTCACCGGCCCGCGGCCGGAACCCGGGCCCGGCGAGGCGCGGATCGCCGTACACGCGGCCGGGATCTGCGGCAGTGACCGCGAGGTGTACGACGGCACGCGGCAGCCGGAGTACGTCCGCTACCCCGTCACCCCCGGCCACGAGTGGTCCGGCACCGTCGACGCGGTGGGCGAGGGCGTCGCGCCCGCGCTGGTCGGCCGCAAGACGGTCGGCGAGGGCATCCGCCCCTGCCTGGCCTGCGACCGGTGCCGGGAGGGGACGACGAGCCTGTGCACCAGCGCGTACGACGAGACGGGCTTCACGCGCCCGGGCGCCTTCGCCGACTTCCTGCTCGCCCCGGCCCGGCTGCTGCACCCGCTGCCGGACGACACCGATCTGCGCGCCGCGGCGCTGCTGGAGCCGGCCGCCGTGAGCGCCGCCGCGGTGCTCGCGGGGGAGCCGCGGATCGGTGACCGGGTCGCGGTGGTCGGCGCGGGCACGCTCGGGCTGCTCGCCGTACAGCTGCTCGCGGCGTACTCGCCGGGCGAACTGCTGGTCGTGGACCCGCGCGTGAGCCGCGCCGAACAGGCGCTGGCCATGGGCGCCGACCGGATCCGTACGCCGGAGGAGAGCCGCGCCGTACGCGGCCGCTTCGACCTCGTGGTCGAGACGGCGGGCGCGCCCAGCACCGCGCAGGACGCGTGCCTGCTCGCGCGGCGGGGCGGACGTACGGTGCTCACCGGCATGTTCGAGCCAGGCGCGGAGGGGATCGATCCGGTCCATCTCGCGGTCAGCCAGCTCACGATTCGGTCCGTGTTCGGCGCACCGTCGTCCGCCTGGTCCTTCGCCGTACGGGCGCTGGCCGCCGGGCTGCTCGACCCCGCGCCGCTGATCACCCACGAACTGCCGCTGACCGGCTTCGGCGAGGCGATCGGCCTCGTCGGGAGCGGTGACCCGGCGGTCGGGAAGGTGCTGCTCACGCCCTAGACGTACGGCCGGCACGCGCCGGTGCCTTTCTGCGCGCCATGTCGCGAACGATGTCCGAAATACCGAACGCGTCCCCTGTTCGATCCCGCCTCCGAGCCTCCCGAAGCCACTCCCCAAGCCACTCCTCGAACCCACTCCCCGAACCCATCCGCCCAACTGCCCGACACCTGGAGTGCCGTGACGACCCCTCCCACCGGCCGCCGCCCCGGCGAACCCGCGCTCACCACCCTGGGCCTCCCGGCCCCGGCGCCCGACCCCGCCGACACCTCGCCCCACCGCTTCCCCGACGGCGGCGCCTGGCGTACCGAGATCCCGTCCGTCGAAGGGCCCGAGGCGCTGGAGGCCGTCCTCAAGGAGGCCAACCACCTCGACGTCCCGGTGCACCGCATCAGCCAGGGCAGCGGCGTGTGGATGCTGACCGACGCGGAGATCTCCGAGATGGTCGCCGCCTGCGCCGAACACCGCGCCGAACTCTGCCTGTTCACCGGCCCGCGCGGCACCTGGGACATCGGCGCCGCGACCCGTACCCCCTCCGGCGGCGCCGGGCTCCGCACCCGCGGTCACGACGGACTCGCCGGATGCGTCGAGGACGCGGTCCGCGCCACCCAACTCGGCGTCCGCTGCCTGCTGGTGGCCGACGAGGGCGTGCTGTGGACGCTGCACCGGATGCGTACGACCGGGCTGCTGCCCGCCGACACCACCCTCAAGGTGTCGGCGCTGACCGGGCCCGTGAACCCCGCCTCGTACGCGGTCCACGAGCGGCTCGGCGCCGACTCCGTGAACATCCCCTCCGACCTCACCCTGGAGCACCTCACGGAGATCCGCCGCGTGAGCCGCGCGCCCGCGGACCTCTACGTCGAGTCCCCCGACGACCTCGGCGGCTACGTGCGGATGTACGACGTCGCCGAGCTGATCCGCCGTGCGGCGCCCGTGTACCTCAAGTTCGGCCTCAGCAAGGCGCCCGGCATCTACCCGTACGGCGCCCACCTGCGCGACATCACGCTCGACACCGC includes:
- a CDS encoding mandelate racemase/muconate lactonizing enzyme family protein; protein product: MRITGISTHVVGTPWRNLTYVQVHTDEGLTGVGETRMTGHTDALLGYLREAVPHHVEGSDPFATEDLVRRMKYGDFGRAGEIVMSGIACVEMACWDIKGKALGVPVWQLLGGKVHDRVKAYANGWYTTERTPEAYHEAARAVTARGYRALKIDPFGTGHLELGHQETVQAVALIEAVRDAIGPECELMLEMHGRFSPATAVRLAKEMAPYAPAWLEEPVPPENLAALAKVAAKVDQPIATGERIHDRIEFRELFASGAADIIQPDLGHIGGILEARKLAATAETHYMLIAPHNVGGSVLTAASLQLAACTPNFKILEHFNDFADAEIKNVVKGAPQVVDGYFTLPDAPGLGVELDTDAAAEFPQQQARFDLWAEGWEKRDPDKAGQK
- a CDS encoding zinc-dependent alcohol dehydrogenase, which translates into the protein MTPPARAIVIDRPGEHRLLTGPRPEPGPGEARIAVHAAGICGSDREVYDGTRQPEYVRYPVTPGHEWSGTVDAVGEGVAPALVGRKTVGEGIRPCLACDRCREGTTSLCTSAYDETGFTRPGAFADFLLAPARLLHPLPDDTDLRAAALLEPAAVSAAAVLAGEPRIGDRVAVVGAGTLGLLAVQLLAAYSPGELLVVDPRVSRAEQALAMGADRIRTPEESRAVRGRFDLVVETAGAPSTAQDACLLARRGGRTVLTGMFEPGAEGIDPVHLAVSQLTIRSVFGAPSSAWSFAVRALAAGLLDPAPLITHELPLTGFGEAIGLVGSGDPAVGKVLLTP